The Plasmodium cynomolgi strain B DNA, scaffold: 0011, whole genome shotgun sequence genome has a window encoding:
- a CDS encoding hypothetical protein (putative): SAKDSGKSAEKDSLGGDDSKGFPISPGTGREASSEKAVSLPGSGSEPSNHVGLTGPQHQAGREAITKSGVMASTVGQLPNGNNGGLFADHGIVHTALTGEVLGSSNIFQKISKVLKSDYFRHSLTGASAIGVLIFLFYFFKVITNFILKCEYLVGRNQIKGIRRKENARIITTKHMKKIFQDMDLNIQ, encoded by the exons TCAGCCAAGGATAGTGGGAAATCAGCAGAAAAAGATTCATTAGGCGGTGATGATTCAAAAGGTTTCCCAATTTCTCCGGGCACAGGAAGGGAAGCAAGTTCAGAAAAAGCTGTAAGCTTACCAGGATCAGGATCAGAGCCGTCAAACCATGTAGGCTTAACAGGTCCACAGCACCAAGCTGGGAGAGAAGCAATAACTAAATCTGGGGTAATGGCAAGCACTGTAGGTCAATTGCCTAATGGGAATAACGGTGGTTTATTTGCAGATCATGGAATTGTGCATACCGCATTAACTGGGGAAGTATTGGGTTCCtctaatatttttcaaaaaattagtaaagTATTGAAATCAGATTATTTTCGTCACTCACTTACTGGTGCTTCCGCAATTGGGGTGCTTATCTTCCTCTTCTATTTCTTCAAAGTAATTACAAATTTTAtcttaaaatgtgaatatttggtt GGTCgaaatcaaataaaagggATAAGACGAAAAGAGAACGCGAGAATAATTACTACTAAGCATATGAAGAAGATTTTTCAAGATATGGATCTGAACATTCAG